A single window of Clostridiisalibacter paucivorans DSM 22131 DNA harbors:
- a CDS encoding IS110 family transposase: protein MYSSNKNDSKGSLIIAEVIRFGRFSSTCLAQEDILPLRNLSRFRLFQVDTVSDLM, encoded by the coding sequence ATATATTCGTCAAACAAAAATGATTCTAAGGGTTCCTTAATAATAGCTGAAGTCATTCGTTTTGGTAGATTTTCTTCTACATGTCTTGCTCAAGAAGACATACTTCCTTTAAGAAATTTATCAAGATTTAGATTATTTCAAGTTGATACGGTTTCTGATCTTATGTAA
- a CDS encoding transposase has translation MTLGEIGDFTHFKNGFKLVALADIDLTVKQSGEFIRTKNKMSKRLSPYLKRALWLALMLLHLMILFLVLITIKNIKKINIILLPPLC, from the coding sequence ATAACTCTAGGTGAAATTGGCGATTTTACACATTTTAAGAATGGCTTTAAACTTGTCGCATTGGCAGACATAGACCTTACAGTAAAACAATCTGGTGAATTTATAAGGACTAAAAATAAAATGTCTAAACGTCTCTCTCCTTACCTAAAAAGAGCTCTATGGTTAGCACTAATGTTGCTTCACTTAATGATCCTGTTCTTGGTGCTTATTACAATAAAAAACATCAAGAAGATAAACATCATTTTACTGCCCCCCCTGTGTTAG
- a CDS encoding DUF4878 domain-containing protein, whose product MKRLLFLILASLLVLTIGACSEESRPNTPEHTVEAFLSSYKKGDIVKSVEYLENKTNNGIEQMRKSFMENKNSKSNQAFLKAFSKIQYKIIDSEIKEDSAVVNTKIIAPDLAKILGQLMKEAFQVNISKDSINSRENDIDEMIEDKFLEKVSSDDILMFTNTIKIKLIKKDNVWLIKNSNELERAITGNLVNTIYP is encoded by the coding sequence GTGAAAAGATTATTATTTTTAATATTGGCTTCACTTTTAGTATTGACTATAGGTGCATGCTCAGAAGAATCCAGACCAAACACTCCAGAACATACTGTAGAGGCTTTTTTAAGTTCATATAAAAAAGGTGACATAGTAAAAAGTGTAGAATATTTAGAAAATAAAACAAATAATGGTATTGAACAAATGAGAAAAAGTTTCATGGAAAATAAAAACAGCAAATCCAATCAAGCTTTTTTGAAAGCTTTTAGTAAAATCCAATATAAAATAATAGATTCTGAAATTAAAGAAGATTCTGCAGTTGTTAACACGAAAATAATTGCTCCAGATTTAGCCAAAATACTAGGTCAATTAATGAAAGAAGCTTTTCAGGTAAATATATCTAAGGATTCAATTAATAGCAGAGAAAATGATATAGATGAAATGATTGAAGATAAATTTCTTGAAAAAGTAAGTAGTGATGATATACTTATGTTTACGAATACTATAAAGATAAAACTTATTAAAAAAGATAATGTTTGGTTAATAAAAAATAGTAATGAGTTAGAAAGAGCTATTACTGGAAACTTAGTTAATACTATATATCCATAA